A portion of the Mesobacillus sp. AQ2 genome contains these proteins:
- a CDS encoding HAMP domain-containing sensor histidine kinase, with protein sequence MEITKHLLMNLSLLLVLLFFTQLIMERQVKEESRKNLELVYFVIAIFTCYIFSVQVQDGISFDLRQVPMILGSLYAGHSFLFAGLTILMRGFLGINDGFWISVLVFTTLAFILKWMQSWFNRLTINQRVGVSIILTVMTSFVLMQMVTVVNQPIRHPEAWLSFILIPALTAGLISYSIETIKQTLIIRQRLAKADKIEAVSHLSAAISHEIRNPLTTVKGFLQLLSEQDYPDEKKKEFIHIAVEELNRAEEVINDYLTFARPAFEKVEEIDIEKELNQVLNVLNPLANLNGVEVKKKYTSGLTISGDRSKFQQAFINLIKNALEAMPNGGELTVQTFPTGSVVHILVKDTGIGMTNEQITRLGEPYYTTKGQQGTGLGMMVTFSIIRAMKGKVEIKSQVGKGATFHMRFNHFENKPD encoded by the coding sequence GTGGAAATTACCAAGCATTTATTAATGAATCTTTCACTTCTTCTTGTCCTTCTTTTTTTTACGCAGTTAATCATGGAAAGGCAAGTGAAAGAAGAAAGTCGAAAAAATCTTGAATTAGTCTATTTCGTTATTGCCATTTTTACATGTTATATTTTTTCAGTGCAGGTCCAGGATGGTATCAGCTTTGACCTTCGCCAGGTGCCAATGATCTTAGGGAGTCTATATGCCGGCCATAGCTTTCTGTTTGCAGGTCTAACCATATTGATGAGAGGGTTTTTAGGGATTAATGATGGGTTTTGGATATCGGTCTTGGTGTTTACCACTCTTGCTTTCATTTTAAAATGGATGCAATCGTGGTTTAACAGGCTTACCATCAATCAGCGGGTCGGTGTATCAATCATTTTGACTGTCATGACTTCGTTCGTTTTAATGCAAATGGTGACGGTGGTCAATCAACCTATCAGGCACCCTGAAGCCTGGCTCAGTTTTATTTTAATCCCGGCGCTTACAGCTGGCCTGATCAGTTATTCAATTGAAACCATCAAGCAAACATTGATCATTCGCCAGCGGCTTGCGAAGGCTGATAAAATTGAGGCTGTCAGCCATCTGAGTGCAGCTATTTCCCATGAAATCCGCAACCCTCTTACAACGGTAAAGGGATTCCTGCAGCTTCTCAGCGAACAGGATTATCCTGATGAAAAGAAGAAAGAATTCATCCATATTGCAGTCGAGGAACTGAATCGCGCAGAAGAAGTCATCAATGATTATCTTACTTTTGCCAGGCCAGCGTTTGAAAAGGTCGAAGAAATCGACATAGAAAAAGAATTGAATCAAGTACTTAACGTGTTGAACCCGCTCGCTAATCTTAACGGTGTGGAAGTCAAGAAAAAATACACTTCAGGTTTGACGATTTCGGGGGACCGGTCAAAGTTTCAACAGGCATTCATCAATCTGATAAAAAATGCCCTTGAAGCGATGCCAAATGGAGGAGAATTGACAGTGCAGACCTTTCCTACAGGAAGTGTTGTCCATATTCTCGTCAAGGATACGGGAATTGGAATGACCAACGAACAAATCACCCGCCTTGGTGAACCATACTACACAACAAAAGGCCAGCAAGGAACAGGTCTGGGAATGATGGTGACATTCAGCATCATTCGGGCAATGAAGGGGAAAGTCGAAATAAAAAGCCAGGTCGGCAAAGGGGCGACTTTCCATATGCGTTTTAATCATTTTGAGAATAAGCCTGATTAG
- a CDS encoding cory-CC-star protein, producing the protein MGVLEQFKRALALYDEILKLPHRTEIARELRDEEDLFMLLCFSELLGLPNPAFYYTLELYPVIIERFHDWHLRAGMEKSPLDGIRCC; encoded by the coding sequence ATGGGGGTTTTGGAACAATTCAAACGTGCACTAGCTCTGTATGATGAGATCCTCAAGCTGCCGCACAGAACGGAGATTGCAAGGGAATTAAGGGACGAGGAGGATTTATTTATGCTGCTTTGCTTTTCAGAATTGTTGGGACTCCCAAATCCTGCTTTTTACTATACCCTTGAACTCTACCCCGTCATCATTGAGAGATTCCATGATTGGCATCTGAGGGCAGGGATGGAGAAGTCCCCTCTGGATGGAATACGTTGTTGTTAG
- a CDS encoding methionine biosynthesis PLP-dependent protein, translating to MVKIDTKLAQLGNRSESATGAVNPPIYLTTAYRHEGIGQSSGYDYVRTGNPTREILEKAIADLEEGDRGYACSSGMAAIWTILTLFQSGDEWIVSKDLYGGTYRLLEQGFKKWGLHSTYADMSNLNEIKQAINQNTKALFVETPTNPLMELADIQAIAEIAKENGILLIVDNTFYTPLLQKPLTSGADIVIHSATKYLGGHNDVLAGLIVARGEKICDSLSLHHNGGGAVLSPFDSWLLLRGMKTLSLRMERHERNARALVEFLENHDSVKDVLYPGRGGMISFRVQSPAIVNPFLKNLSTITFAESLGGVESFITYPATQTHADIPAEVREKTGVCDRLLRFSVGIENHEDLIDDLEAAFKKAYEEAKVK from the coding sequence TTGGTGAAAATTGATACGAAGTTAGCACAGCTTGGCAATCGAAGTGAATCTGCAACTGGTGCAGTCAATCCTCCTATTTATTTAACAACAGCGTACCGTCACGAAGGGATCGGCCAGTCCAGCGGTTATGATTATGTTCGCACCGGCAACCCGACTCGCGAAATTTTGGAAAAGGCGATTGCCGATCTTGAAGAAGGTGACCGAGGATATGCCTGCAGCTCGGGAATGGCGGCAATTTGGACGATTCTTACGTTATTCCAGTCTGGAGATGAATGGATTGTCTCAAAAGATTTGTACGGAGGTACTTACAGACTACTTGAGCAGGGGTTCAAAAAGTGGGGATTACATAGTACGTATGCGGACATGTCGAATTTAAATGAAATCAAACAAGCCATCAACCAAAATACGAAGGCGCTGTTTGTGGAAACGCCGACAAATCCGTTGATGGAACTGGCTGATATCCAGGCCATTGCGGAGATTGCCAAAGAGAACGGGATACTGCTGATCGTGGATAATACCTTCTACACTCCCCTTCTCCAAAAGCCTTTGACTTCAGGCGCAGATATTGTGATCCACAGTGCCACGAAATATCTTGGCGGCCATAATGATGTGCTTGCAGGTTTGATTGTTGCGAGGGGTGAAAAAATTTGTGATTCCCTCTCCCTGCATCATAATGGGGGCGGAGCGGTGTTGAGCCCTTTCGATTCCTGGCTACTTCTGCGCGGCATGAAGACATTGTCATTAAGGATGGAGCGGCATGAGCGGAATGCCAGAGCACTGGTTGAATTCTTGGAGAATCATGATTCTGTAAAGGATGTCCTTTATCCAGGCAGAGGCGGAATGATTTCATTCCGAGTACAGTCTCCTGCCATCGTCAATCCATTTTTGAAAAATCTATCCACAATCACTTTTGCTGAGAGTCTTGGAGGCGTTGAAAGTTTCATTACCTACCCGGCTACTCAGACACATGCGGATATACCTGCAGAAGTCCGTGAAAAAACAGGTGTTTGTGATAGGCTCCTGCGATTCTCTGTTGGAATTGAGAATCACGAAGATTTAATTGATGATCTGGAAGCGGCTTTTAAAAAGGCATATGAGGAGGCTAAAGTTAAATGA
- a CDS encoding M4 family metallopeptidase, with the protein MKKKVVSLSLTASLALSGLVAASGFAAPSEDSASKKFTKSHGTQEFVAGKLTNPSDKAAKDVVLGYLKASKGKYSLSANDSFIVKSQEADQLGGDVVRLQQVYNGVPVWGANQAARVDEAGVLQVFSGTVSKGLGEKLVKASNKKSQRDAIATAEKDLGFKPDYEAAPSAELVVYPAEDQAVYAYHVTLNFLSPEPGNYQYFINAVTGEIINKYNAIHTAGKTNPSLTGTNTVGSGVGVLGDQKSLNTLLSNGSYYLQDNTRGNGVFTYDAKNRQLTPGTLWADADNNLNASYDRAAVDAHYYAGLTYDYYKNKFGRNSYDNKGAALKSTVHYGRSYNNAFWNGQQMVYGDGDGTTFIPLSGGLDVVAHELTHAVTDFSSDLVYQYESGALNEAISDIFGTLAEFHDNRNPDFEIGEDIYTPNTAGDALRSMSDPTKYGDPDHYSKRYTGTSDNGGVHTNSGIINKAAYLLSQGGTHYGVTVSGVGTEKMGAIFYRANTVYYTSSTNFSQARAGAVQAAKDLYGSTSPEVDAVNKAFEAVGIN; encoded by the coding sequence TTGAAGAAGAAAGTCGTTTCATTAAGTTTAACAGCAAGCTTGGCCTTGAGCGGATTGGTTGCAGCTTCGGGCTTTGCAGCACCTTCGGAAGATTCAGCATCCAAGAAGTTCACAAAGAGCCATGGAACACAAGAGTTTGTTGCAGGCAAACTTACAAACCCATCCGATAAAGCAGCTAAGGATGTTGTTCTTGGCTATTTGAAAGCTTCTAAAGGTAAATATAGCCTTAGTGCCAATGATAGTTTCATAGTCAAATCACAGGAAGCAGATCAGCTTGGCGGAGATGTAGTCCGCCTGCAGCAAGTATACAATGGTGTACCTGTTTGGGGAGCTAACCAGGCAGCAAGAGTGGATGAAGCTGGAGTCCTTCAAGTCTTCAGTGGTACTGTCAGCAAAGGATTGGGCGAAAAACTGGTAAAGGCTTCAAATAAGAAGTCACAGAGAGACGCCATCGCAACAGCCGAAAAAGATCTTGGCTTCAAACCAGATTACGAAGCAGCTCCATCTGCTGAATTGGTTGTTTATCCTGCAGAGGATCAGGCTGTGTATGCCTATCATGTAACATTGAACTTCCTCAGTCCGGAACCAGGCAATTACCAGTACTTTATCAATGCAGTAACAGGCGAAATTATCAATAAGTACAATGCGATTCATACTGCCGGCAAAACCAATCCATCTTTAACTGGTACAAATACCGTTGGATCTGGTGTCGGAGTACTGGGTGACCAGAAATCATTGAACACTCTACTTTCAAATGGTTCTTATTACCTGCAGGACAATACTCGTGGAAACGGCGTTTTCACATACGATGCTAAAAACCGTCAACTAACTCCTGGTACCCTTTGGGCCGATGCGGACAATAATTTGAATGCATCATATGATCGTGCAGCAGTGGATGCTCACTATTATGCAGGTCTGACATATGATTACTATAAAAACAAGTTTGGCCGGAATTCGTATGACAACAAAGGAGCAGCACTGAAATCCACAGTTCACTATGGCAGAAGTTACAACAATGCTTTCTGGAACGGACAGCAAATGGTTTACGGGGACGGTGATGGCACAACCTTCATCCCTCTTTCCGGAGGTCTTGATGTTGTGGCGCATGAATTGACTCACGCTGTGACAGATTTCAGTTCTGATCTGGTTTACCAGTACGAATCAGGCGCACTGAACGAAGCGATTTCCGATATCTTCGGCACACTCGCTGAATTCCATGACAACAGAAATCCTGATTTCGAAATCGGCGAGGACATCTACACACCTAACACGGCTGGTGACGCGCTGCGCTCAATGAGCGACCCAACTAAATACGGCGACCCTGATCACTATTCCAAGCGTTATACTGGAACTTCTGATAATGGCGGAGTCCACACAAACAGCGGAATTATCAACAAAGCAGCCTACCTTCTTAGCCAGGGCGGCACACATTACGGTGTGACGGTTTCAGGAGTCGGTACTGAAAAAATGGGTGCAATCTTCTATCGTGCAAACACAGTTTATTACACATCTTCAACAAACTTCAGCCAGGCACGTGCAGGAGCTGTACAAGCTGCTAAAGACCTTTATGGGTCAACTTCTCCAGAGGTCGATGCAGTCAATAAAGCTTTTGAAGCAGTAGGAATAAATTAA
- a CDS encoding carbon starvation protein A, giving the protein MNSLWLAVIGMIVFAIGYRFYSKWVAEKIYRLDPNYVTPAHQYSDGVDFVPTKKMILWGHHFTSVAGAAPIVGPAIAVYWGWLPAFLWVTLGTVFAAGVHDFGTLVLSVRNKGQSVGTITNKLIGKRAKIMFLFIILILVLMVNAVFAWVIANLFVSFPASVLSIFLQIPLAIWIGYAVYKKKKGMLLPSLVALAVMYGAAVLASRVPALQIDLVKYFGGADNTVMFGLSGVSMAFFVWIIVLMVYVYIASTLPVWKLLQPRDYINSHQLVVGLFILYAGLVFLQPDVTAPAMNAAATDVSWFPLLFITIACGAISGFHGLVSSGTSSKQLEKETDARFVGYAGAVGEGILALIAIISVVTVFATKADFSAAYSSFAAASSGGLGNFINGAAQLATGIWIPADIARTIVSIIVVSFAATTLDTSVRLMRYIIAEIGSEYNVQALTNPHVATTVAVVSSAALVLLPKGPNGFGSGGYLLWPLFGTSNQLLAGVSLLLVSIWLKRQGRNYLVTFIPMVFVFFMTLWAMIQQVVFQWSGYGSSELNMLLFGIGGLILIFVFWIILEAITAFSRNNPPPLTKEM; this is encoded by the coding sequence ATGAATTCTTTATGGTTAGCTGTAATCGGAATGATTGTGTTTGCGATTGGCTATCGCTTCTATTCTAAGTGGGTAGCTGAAAAGATTTACCGCCTTGATCCAAACTACGTCACACCGGCACACCAATATTCTGACGGAGTCGATTTTGTGCCGACAAAGAAAATGATTTTGTGGGGTCACCATTTCACTTCTGTGGCCGGAGCCGCACCAATTGTAGGGCCGGCAATCGCCGTATATTGGGGTTGGCTGCCTGCATTCTTGTGGGTAACCTTAGGTACCGTCTTTGCAGCAGGTGTGCACGACTTTGGAACTCTGGTCCTATCTGTCAGGAATAAGGGGCAATCAGTAGGTACAATCACAAACAAACTGATTGGCAAACGTGCAAAAATCATGTTCTTATTCATTATTTTAATTCTTGTTTTGATGGTCAACGCCGTTTTTGCATGGGTAATAGCCAACTTATTTGTCAGCTTTCCCGCAAGCGTCCTGTCAATATTCCTGCAAATCCCGCTTGCAATCTGGATTGGCTATGCTGTTTATAAAAAGAAAAAAGGGATGCTTCTGCCTTCCTTGGTTGCACTTGCCGTCATGTATGGAGCAGCCGTTCTTGCCAGTCGTGTTCCAGCATTGCAAATCGATCTAGTGAAATACTTCGGCGGTGCCGACAATACCGTAATGTTCGGTTTAAGCGGCGTATCAATGGCATTCTTTGTATGGATAATTGTCCTGATGGTTTATGTTTACATTGCTTCAACTCTGCCGGTCTGGAAGCTTCTGCAGCCTCGTGATTATATCAATTCACATCAGTTGGTTGTAGGCTTATTCATCTTATATGCAGGCCTTGTTTTTCTTCAGCCTGATGTTACTGCTCCAGCAATGAATGCAGCGGCAACGGATGTGTCCTGGTTTCCATTATTGTTCATTACGATTGCTTGCGGAGCCATTTCTGGATTCCATGGACTTGTTTCTTCAGGGACATCATCAAAGCAACTGGAAAAAGAAACTGACGCCCGCTTTGTTGGCTATGCAGGGGCAGTAGGTGAAGGTATCCTTGCCTTGATCGCCATTATTTCAGTTGTCACCGTCTTTGCAACTAAAGCTGACTTCAGTGCTGCATATTCAAGTTTTGCTGCTGCAAGCTCTGGAGGTCTTGGCAATTTCATCAATGGTGCTGCCCAGCTTGCGACTGGAATCTGGATTCCTGCGGATATCGCAAGGACAATAGTATCCATTATTGTGGTAAGTTTTGCTGCAACCACACTTGATACTTCAGTAAGATTGATGCGGTACATCATTGCTGAAATTGGAAGTGAATACAATGTTCAGGCTCTGACAAATCCTCATGTTGCCACTACCGTTGCAGTTGTTTCCAGTGCGGCGCTAGTATTACTGCCAAAAGGGCCAAACGGGTTCGGTTCAGGTGGATATTTATTGTGGCCACTGTTCGGAACAAGTAATCAGCTTCTAGCTGGAGTCAGCCTGCTGCTTGTTTCCATCTGGCTGAAGCGGCAGGGACGAAACTATCTTGTCACCTTCATTCCAATGGTATTCGTCTTCTTCATGACCCTTTGGGCTATGATTCAGCAGGTAGTATTTCAGTGGTCTGGATATGGAAGCAGTGAGTTGAATATGCTGCTTTTCGGAATTGGCGGCTTGATTTTAATCTTTGTTTTCTGGATTATCCTTGAAGCTATTACAGCCTTTAGCAGAAATAATCCACCGCCATTGACAAAGGAAATGTAA
- the metC gene encoding cystathionine beta-lyase, producing the protein MSQPYTFETQLLHNRYKVDPATGGVSVPIQHASTYHQPSIDHFGKYDYSRSLNPTREALEDIIAELEGGVRGFAFSSGMAAISTAFMLLSQGDHVVITEDVYGGTYRMVTQVLNRFGIEHTFVDMTDLDAVEQAVRPNTALLYAETPSNPLLKITDIRALSSIAKKHGAYTFVDNTFMTPYLQRPLDLGADIVLHSATKFLSGHSDTVAGLAVVKDEQLANRLYSLQNSFGAVLGVQDAWLVMRGIKTLSVRMNQSQDSARKIAQFLKGQPLIKNVFYPGLASHSQSDLQSQQAGGPGAVLSFEFGNEGLLPGFIDSVKLPVFAVSLGAVESILSYPAKMSHAAMPPEERKLRGIGDGLLRLSVGLENADDLISDFQQALYGLETAAAYREGLS; encoded by the coding sequence ATGAGCCAACCATATACCTTCGAAACCCAGCTGCTGCATAATAGATATAAGGTGGATCCTGCAACTGGCGGAGTGAGTGTTCCAATCCAGCATGCTTCTACCTACCATCAGCCTTCGATTGATCACTTTGGAAAATATGATTACAGCCGCAGCCTCAACCCTACCAGGGAAGCACTCGAGGATATAATCGCTGAATTGGAGGGCGGTGTAAGAGGATTTGCCTTTTCATCAGGAATGGCTGCGATTTCAACTGCATTTATGCTGCTTTCGCAGGGAGATCATGTGGTCATCACCGAGGATGTTTATGGTGGTACATACAGAATGGTAACACAGGTTCTGAATCGTTTTGGAATTGAACATACGTTTGTGGACATGACAGACCTGGATGCCGTGGAACAGGCTGTCCGCCCTAACACTGCATTGCTGTATGCAGAAACACCTTCCAACCCGTTGTTAAAAATAACGGATATTCGTGCACTTAGCTCAATTGCCAAAAAGCACGGAGCATATACTTTTGTGGACAATACCTTCATGACTCCCTACCTGCAGCGGCCATTGGATTTAGGAGCCGATATCGTGCTTCATAGCGCCACAAAGTTTCTGTCCGGCCACAGTGATACCGTTGCTGGCCTGGCTGTTGTAAAGGATGAGCAATTGGCAAACAGGCTATATTCACTTCAGAACTCCTTCGGCGCGGTCCTCGGAGTCCAGGATGCCTGGCTGGTGATGAGAGGAATTAAGACATTATCTGTAAGAATGAACCAATCCCAGGACAGTGCTAGAAAGATTGCACAATTTCTAAAAGGCCAGCCTTTGATCAAAAATGTATTTTATCCTGGACTGGCAAGTCATTCACAGTCGGATCTTCAATCCCAGCAGGCGGGTGGTCCAGGAGCTGTCCTTTCATTTGAGTTTGGAAATGAAGGCCTCCTTCCTGGATTTATTGATTCCGTTAAGTTACCGGTTTTTGCAGTCAGCCTTGGGGCTGTAGAGTCTATCCTCTCTTATCCTGCAAAAATGTCACACGCAGCGATGCCGCCGGAGGAACGCAAGCTAAGAGGAATAGGTGATGGTCTTCTCAGGCTTTCAGTGGGGCTTGAAAACGCTGATGACTTGATTTCTGATTTCCAACAGGCTTTGTACGGATTAGAAACGGCAGCTGCATATAGGGAGGGATTATCATGA
- a CDS encoding ArsA family ATPase: MNMLEKKIYFIGGKGGVGKSTTSAAMALFLGQKGKKVLLVSTDPAHNTGDLFHKNFSGGKIEKATKNLDVLEIDSEQESRNYINGVKGNLKGMVKATMLDEVNRQIDMAAASPGAEEAALFDKITSLILEEIANYDAIVFDTAPTGHTIRLLTLPELMGVWMDGLLERRKKANENYAQWMNDGEIREDPLYEKLNERKNRFKRVREILLDETQTEYIFVLNAERLPILETGKAIETLHQHGIHVNTIVVNKVIPREADGRFMEQRRTNEKLYLDEIKEKFEHKRQIFLPLLEHDISSLDILEHISALLGKQIETLYIHHNH, encoded by the coding sequence ATGAATATGCTGGAAAAGAAAATTTATTTCATCGGCGGAAAAGGCGGGGTTGGCAAAAGCACAACTTCAGCGGCAATGGCGCTTTTTCTCGGCCAAAAAGGAAAAAAGGTCCTTCTTGTTTCAACTGATCCCGCCCATAATACCGGGGATTTATTCCACAAAAACTTCAGTGGCGGTAAAATTGAAAAAGCAACGAAAAATCTTGATGTACTGGAGATTGACTCGGAACAGGAGTCAAGAAATTATATAAATGGAGTAAAAGGGAATCTGAAAGGTATGGTCAAAGCGACCATGCTGGATGAAGTGAACAGACAGATCGATATGGCAGCCGCTTCTCCGGGAGCAGAAGAAGCAGCATTATTTGATAAGATCACTTCGCTGATTCTTGAGGAAATTGCAAACTATGATGCTATCGTGTTCGATACAGCGCCAACAGGTCATACTATCAGGCTCCTGACCCTCCCTGAATTGATGGGTGTCTGGATGGACGGGCTGTTGGAACGGCGTAAAAAAGCGAATGAGAATTATGCACAGTGGATGAATGATGGGGAAATCAGAGAGGATCCATTATATGAAAAGTTGAATGAACGAAAAAATCGCTTCAAGCGTGTCAGGGAAATCCTTCTTGATGAAACACAAACAGAGTATATATTTGTTTTGAACGCTGAACGTCTGCCAATTCTTGAAACCGGAAAGGCCATCGAAACATTGCATCAGCATGGAATCCATGTGAATACGATCGTGGTCAATAAAGTCATTCCCAGGGAAGCAGATGGCAGGTTCATGGAACAAAGAAGGACAAACGAAAAATTATATCTGGATGAAATAAAAGAGAAATTTGAACATAAGAGACAGATTTTCCTTCCGCTCCTTGAACACGATATTTCATCTTTGGACATCCTGGAACATATTTCAGCTCTTTTAGGAAAGCAGATTGAAACTTTATATATCCATCATAATCATTAG
- a CDS encoding thermonuclease family protein, with protein sequence MNHKKTVKILLAILMAYFILPNLVSAHNGSRDELGGHFRNADCTYFLHEPTSLAKSAANIDELIRLIQVYNNNSGCADGLSEGKIDLEGYTFQGEGGAASKPTENSVPKAALATGKLQIGKTYEAELKDCTDGDTAVFTINGKDYKTRFLYIDTPESTRTKEPFGHEAAQYTCSFLKQGEITLETDGSSLFDKYERLLAWVWVDDKLHQEAITKAGLVEDFYDYGSYKYENRIWSAMEFAKENGKGMYAGEGNTSRPKDSADDSPKGQESENSEGTKDADELNCGFLSGLLFALLFYLTVPFKKSLGKPTLIAHRMWGEKWWLNLLLGILYALLCYITLLLLLMELLPLLKSNKRRR encoded by the coding sequence GTGAATCATAAAAAAACGGTGAAAATATTACTCGCCATCCTTATGGCTTATTTTATTTTGCCAAATCTAGTTTCAGCTCATAATGGTTCACGAGATGAACTTGGTGGGCATTTCCGTAATGCGGATTGCACCTATTTCCTTCATGAACCAACTTCATTGGCGAAAAGTGCAGCAAATATAGATGAACTGATCCGTCTGATACAGGTGTATAACAATAATTCCGGTTGTGCCGATGGGTTGAGTGAAGGAAAGATCGATCTGGAGGGATATACTTTTCAGGGAGAAGGAGGAGCGGCTTCAAAACCAACTGAAAACTCGGTTCCTAAAGCAGCACTTGCAACTGGCAAATTGCAAATTGGCAAAACGTATGAAGCAGAATTAAAAGATTGTACTGACGGGGATACCGCCGTCTTTACGATCAACGGAAAAGACTATAAAACTCGTTTTCTATACATAGACACTCCAGAAAGCACAAGGACAAAGGAGCCGTTTGGACATGAGGCTGCTCAGTATACCTGTTCCTTTTTAAAACAGGGGGAAATCACACTAGAAACTGATGGCTCCAGCCTGTTCGATAAATATGAACGACTTCTGGCCTGGGTTTGGGTAGATGACAAACTTCATCAGGAAGCAATCACGAAAGCAGGTCTTGTAGAAGACTTTTACGATTACGGCAGCTATAAATACGAAAACCGGATCTGGTCAGCGATGGAGTTTGCAAAAGAAAACGGAAAAGGAATGTATGCCGGGGAAGGAAACACATCCCGCCCAAAAGATTCTGCAGACGATTCACCCAAAGGGCAGGAAAGCGAAAATAGTGAAGGGACAAAAGATGCTGACGAGCTAAATTGTGGCTTTTTAAGCGGCCTTTTGTTCGCGCTGTTATTTTACCTGACAGTCCCATTCAAAAAATCCCTAGGAAAGCCAACACTGATCGCCCACCGAATGTGGGGTGAAAAATGGTGGCTTAACCTATTGCTCGGAATTCTTTACGCATTATTGTGCTACATAACATTACTTTTATTGCTTATGGAATTACTCCCTCTTTTAAAAAGTAATAAGCGCAGACGGTGA
- a CDS encoding STAS domain-containing protein produces MDQKTMALYQFLVDNAADFTQDWLKRQRIITGSDYSADAPPEIMNRVMEQNSNYVRLVAKSLYQTEEEMKETISAWTSQTASDRIKSKTDLTEVAWNSGVFRRVYWEYVQKFVRETDLEITLDDVFTWEKKLNYTLDYVFETFIIVFMEILMNRLASQATLIKELSAPVITLTKEVGLLPLIGEIDTTRAKGLMESTLTQSIDAKINSLILDLSGVVMVDTMVAHEIFKLMDALKLIGVRTIVTGIRPEVAQTAVQLGINFSDITTEGNLQNVVRKIIQR; encoded by the coding sequence ATGGATCAAAAAACAATGGCGTTATACCAGTTTTTGGTGGATAATGCTGCAGACTTCACCCAGGATTGGCTAAAACGCCAGCGGATCATAACAGGCTCAGATTACTCTGCTGATGCTCCGCCTGAAATCATGAACAGGGTAATGGAACAAAATTCGAATTATGTACGCCTGGTGGCTAAGTCGCTTTACCAGACCGAGGAAGAGATGAAGGAGACCATTTCGGCTTGGACGAGCCAGACTGCTTCAGATCGGATCAAGTCCAAGACAGACTTGACGGAAGTTGCCTGGAATTCAGGTGTATTCCGGCGCGTCTATTGGGAGTATGTGCAAAAGTTTGTCAGAGAGACGGATCTGGAAATTACCTTGGATGATGTCTTTACCTGGGAAAAAAAGCTGAATTATACGCTTGATTATGTATTTGAAACCTTTATTATCGTTTTCATGGAAATTCTCATGAACCGGCTTGCCTCCCAGGCAACTTTGATCAAGGAGTTAAGTGCACCTGTCATAACCCTTACAAAAGAAGTTGGCCTTCTGCCATTAATCGGAGAAATCGATACAACCAGAGCAAAAGGCTTGATGGAATCTACGCTAACCCAGAGTATTGATGCCAAAATCAATTCGCTGATCCTCGACCTTTCAGGGGTCGTGATGGTAGATACTATGGTCGCCCATGAGATTTTTAAATTAATGGACGCCTTGAAACTGATTGGGGTGCGAACAATTGTAACAGGCATCCGGCCGGAAGTCGCTCAAACTGCGGTACAGCTCGGAATTAACTTTTCGGATATTACAACCGAAGGAAATCTTCAGAATGTTGTCAGGAAAATCATCCAACGTTAA